A window of the Phaseolus vulgaris cultivar G19833 chromosome 5, P. vulgaris v2.0, whole genome shotgun sequence genome harbors these coding sequences:
- the LOC137834723 gene encoding protein RADIALIS-like 1: MASSSMSSTGSWSAKDNKAFERALAVYDKDTPDRWYNVAKAVGGGKTPEEVKRHYELLLRDVRHIESGQVPFPNYKQSGGSEEEKRLRNMKLQ; encoded by the exons ATGGCATCAAGCTCAATGTCTTCCACTGGCTCATGGAGTGCCAAGGACAACAAAGCCTTTGAAAGGGCTCTAGCTGTTTATGACAAGGACACTCCTGACCGTTGGTACAATGTTGCTAAGGCTGTTGGTGGAGGGAAGACTCCAGAGGAAGTGAAGAGGCACTATGAACTCCTCCTCAGGGATGTTAGGCACATTGAATCAGGACAAGTGCCTTTCCCAAATTACAAGCAAAGTGGAGGGTCTGAAGAGGAGAAAAG GCTGAGAAACATGAAGCTCCAGTGA